The genomic stretch CATTTACTGACGGTCCCTTGCATTGTCTTTACTGGCAGGAGAAGAAATACCGGCTCCAGGAACAAGTGGACAAGATGAAAGAGACGGTCCGTACGGTGGAGGAAAAGTCCAAACACTTTGTCTACAGAGTGGAAGAGAAGAGCCAAGACCTCATCCACAAGTGGGAAGAGAAGTCGCGAGAATTCATTGGCAACTTCCTGGAGCTTTTTGGACCAGATGGGGCCTGGGCACGTTCACTTTTACATTAATCCTTGTTAACGTTGTTTTGGGGgaaatttattgtatttttataaataattatataagaGTGATATCATTTACTTGAGTCTTGTCATCACATTGTGGTTGGCAGGTAACCATTGGAGAACAAATTGTCCTGCACATACCCCCCATGAAACCACACATTGTCCTTTAATACAGGCAACAAAGGTGGTATTTCTGATGGTGTCTCCATCTCCATTGCAAATACATAAATTCACATAAAAATCATATAGGATAATTTCAGATTTTTCTTATAATCACCATGTTCAGATGTTTTcttcaatataaaaaaacagatattGTCCGTTTAACCGTTTCAGTGCAATCAGAAAACTGTTAATAGCGGGATAATCTGCAGAGGGCACCAACACCTCTAGGACCAACAGGCTAATACAGAATGCAAATTACATTATCCATGACTAAACATAACACTTTGGGCTTTCTATGGGTAGTGATAAAAGGCACTCTGGTTTATGTGGGGAATAACtgaagaaacaacaaaacataataTTACAACACTTTCTCCTGTCCTTGTTTAGCATGCCATTCAGGAGCGCAGTGGCCGCATGATCCAGGCCCTGTCCCCTTACTCGTCACCCCGAGGCTCCCCCAGCAGCAGTCCCACCAGGAGACGCTCAATTTCTCCTggctcctcaccttcctctgcatccccctcctctctctcccctccttcttccccctcctcaaAGAAAAAGGCCACACAAGCCTCTTTCAAAGCAGCCTCCACGTACAATGTGCAGTGAGCTCGTCATGGTTTGTTCCTCTTTGTTGGTCTTCATTAATCTGGTGGATGTTGTGTCTAAGGAGGCTGTTAATCGAAACAAacgaaaaaaaaggaaatacttTACACTGGTTTATTGCGCAATATatcataatgtaaataataatacaacattcAAATGTTGCTTGCTTCATCTTCTGTCATTTGTTACTCTTTGATCTTTGATATGTCGAGTAGCTTAATAGATAACACATATGTATGATATAGGAGTCTGTAATAGAGTGATACGTTAGATTTATTTCAGACAGTGATAATCAACCCAAATTTCCCTGTAACTTAATGTCTTACATGGTTACATGCTTCTTGCAAGTTTGGGAGGTGGCTTaagatcatttaaatatttaaaatgcttCTTTATGGGGTCCTTATAatcctttatttttatttattacaatgtGAAAACAGTGTGAAAGGCGCTCATATTGCTGAACCAACAGAGAAATAGGACCTGACTCAGCAGCAGCCCTCAGTGTACAAAATTGTATAGCTCATTATTTAGCTGTCCGGTCAGCAGATTTgctgaaagaaaaaactaaaagttgcttaataactgctggatgtgtaaatatgcaACAGTTTGCTAACAAGTTCACCATGTTAACATAAAAGCAAAAGAACGAAATagcaatgttgtgttcacaacCAAAGTGGTCATATGATTCCTTATGAATTATAATATCTACTGTgagaaaactatttttaataGCGCTCCTAGCGATTGCAGTTGTGTATTATAATGAGCTTACATGTTGGAGagtcaaaacaaataaataactgtatgGATTATGCAATATGAAATGACTGACACTGTATGTATTATGcaaatgtttcatttataaataatgGGATGTattagggctgcacggtggtgtagtggctagcactgtcgcctcacagcaagagggccgcggattcaattcccggtcggagcggtccttctgtgtggagtttgcatgttctccccgtggcagtgtgggttctctccgggctctccggcttcctcccacagtccaaagacatgctgcaggttaattgatctctaaattgcccataggtgtgaatgtgagagtgaatggttgtatgtccctacatgtgccctcgatggactggcggcctgtccagggtgtcccctgccttcgccctatgtcagctgggataggctccagcgcccctgcgaccctaatgaggatatgcggtattgaaaatggatgaatggatggatggatggatggatgggatgtaTTAGGCGATTgtggaaggaatccagaaaacatcaagCCCCCACAAAATAAGTTAACGTCTGTGAGTAAATCAAGGACACAGCCTGAGGAATGGAGCAGGATGAGATGACAAGCTCAGGAATGTGTAGAGAGTGATAAGGAAGAAGAGAACGATGTTCTGTCCAATCGATGGACTGGAAGAGGATGAAAGGGAGCTTGACTTTAAGCTTACAAGGCTGAGAGATTCTGAAAATCAGGAGATCTCTTTGTGCCAACTGCCGGGCAGGTACCTTCTATGCCAGCCTGCCCGGGGCGTGGCGGGCGCTGGATCTCTGTCCCATGGgatgtattttatgtatttcataGTGTGATTCAATTTGTAAACACTAAAGGCAATTGTGTGCTGACACGTTTCCCCATTTCTCTGGTGGTAATAAAACAACTGTTGAGTTTTCTGCTTGTTATGGATTTCTTCTCCCCCAAAGTGgccaaaatattaaattagtGAAGCTTTAAGTTGATATACATTAAGTCACATCATTTATCAAGTAGCCTACATTTTCTGTTGAGCATTAATTGAGTTGTTTAAATGTCTTAATTCTAACATAAAACCTCTGTAAAAATAACGCTCTACTCGCTTTCTTCCCAAAGGACCCCTGAGCTGACTTAAAAGTGCCTGTATGAGCTTTACTCAATGTAACCAAACATTAACCTCCTAAAGCCAATTAAGTTTATATGCAGATTAACTTATGCCagatgaataaacaaaacaattaacaatcaatactaataataaatacatgagaGTATGGGGGGGTGTTCATGTCCATTTCCTATTATTGTGTCCAACTTTAACCTTACATCGCGGTTTTGTCTCAGCGTTAATAGCTTTCCTCACGTTCAGATATTTCACGTGTTTTAACCATCCGCAACGCAGATATTTCGTAtgtttaaaacataattaaaaaaactaaaaaccaCCTTGAACGCTTTGGAACCATTCTAACAGCTATGTTTACATCGTCTCGATGGTGTCCGTTGAGGGACAAAGGGCAATAAACGCGCTTTTACCTGGTAGCTCATTAGAAACCTTTTCAAAAGAGACAGACCAAAGAGTAACTTGGTATGGATTTGTTAAGAAACAAAAGACGACAAAATATGTGAATATACAGATACTGTAGTCAGAATACATACGTAGCCTATATTGTCATGGTGATGCTTTTGGTTGACaagcatacacatatattaggGATGTTCCGGGTTTCTtcgaaataaatgtaaaacttgTTCATTTTATTAACATCTGAACACAAATGgattctttatttaattataatttaagGGAAAATGTTGTTCAAACCAAATTAATAATACACTGTCAACATACCCACACAATgttaaagtcatttaaaatacCGTGTTAACGTATTTTAACTATTAAAATACCCAACACTATTTTTCAGCAACCATTTTACGTTTAATGGAAACATTCAGAAatatgttgaaatatttaattcattcattattttattaagacatgtaattgaaaatgtatgttgttCTACTTTAACTTGTTCTTGAATGTTTACTATAGAAAATACAATAACACGAGACTGTCTTCTTGTTGTATTCACAGCATAATAAATTAATCTTGCTGAATGGAAATTGTCCTAATTTAGTGCGTAAAATTACCGTTATCTATTTGATGTATGTATTTACGCTTACTTTTCATGGTCGCCtcttgtgtgttgtgtctgtagGGATAAACGGCGTTGGCATAACCACCGCCACTTCCGAATCACAAAGGAATCTTTAACAGGAAAAACCCTCCTCTGCGTGGGACTCAAAGATCCGCTTCCTTCACAGCCTCTTTACAATCAGTTTACTAAAACTCTTTTGTAACACGAGATAACAGCCCGTGGTGTGTGTATACATCAGACCCGATACTGTCtctaatataatatgtatagcatttaatttaaataaagataaattaAAGTCCCTGTACCCCGGCACAGTCTCCCTCTAGTGTCAAACTACTAGAGCACTTCAGGAGGCAAGAGCCACAGGTTTGTAAAGTAGTAGCGGTAGTTGCAATCCCTCTTTTGGTCCCGCACCCTTTTTTACGTCCAGTACCGGCTTAGTAACGAACAAAATCGCCAAGAGGATTTGTAAAGTCGCCAGATTTAGGATAAAAGTCACCAAGTTGACACCACGGTGTAAAATATGCTATTTTAGTGTACTGACTAACAGTTTATTGACACAGCCAAACAAAGATAGTTAAACACAAGAGGTCTGCCTTGTGTATCATCATTGGTTGGTACGTTTGAAAGTACTCATAACATCCCTCAGGTCTGTCCTTGTGTTGTATCCTCTGTCGTCAAGTCAGAGCGGACTGATGAGCGCAGCGCATCACCCCACCTTTACAATTATATTCAAACTACACGCGTGAGGCTTGagaaatatacaaacacatctGCGCATGCTCCACAGCGCCTCGGTCTCAGTTAAAGGCAAGTGTCTCGCGCTTGCAGAGTCTTTGACTCGAGCATATAAAATCCATGGCCGTGACGTCACTGCCAGCTAACGTCCCACACGGATTAAAGATGGCGCCCTCTCATGCGCTGAAGTGCTGTCACCGGGCTCTGAACTGGGTACCTGTCCTGTTTATAAACCTGGTTGTCGGCTGGTCTTATTACGCGTATGTTGTGGAGCTCTGCGTCTGTAAGTAcaatcactttttaaaaaaaaggatttagcGTTTGCGGGGCGGATATCTGGTTGTCTTGACAGTTCCAGGGTTGCCAACTTTGATAAGCTCCGTCAGTTAAAGTGAGATTTAAAGTCCCCACCAGACTGTATACTGTCTACATGCGTTAAAACCTCAGGCCGATGTCACATCGCATCGTTGTGTTTCACTTTTGACATGCATGCTGTTCTTCGTGACGGCGTAACGTTAGGTTAGAAAAGACGGTCATCAccaatgaataataaataacttcTTCATGATAACTGTAATGACCTTCGATATTAGGGTCAGTTTTCTGGAATGAGATCAATACAACTTTCTCAGATGTTTTTTCATCTTCTGTTTAAATATGCactgtgttttaaatgaatggaAAGACTAGCTCTTTGCTTGAAAAGCCAATTTAAACAATGTACATTTTTCTGCACGGTTTTAAACGACAAATGACAATTTCCTGTTTCCTATATTTCTTTATACATACCACCTTAATagcatgcatttattttgagtttttatttatatatatatgaatatatcaaTAGACAACAAATTGCCACTTTACGAATGACAATTATggtaaatgtattattttaaattgttgttttagTGATAATGGGTAAACCTTGGAAGCCAGCTGTAAAATCGTTGCCTATAATTTAACCAAATGATGCATCATAGGTTATTCACTGTCCATGCGAGGATGATAGACAGTGAATAGACACCTAAACATTTGTAATAAGTAGTAGATCCAGCCAAAAACAGAGGCAATTTATTGTTTCAGACAAAGAGATTGGACATGACATATAACTGTAAATAGACTCATCATTCAACAGGGGGTATTATATTTTATCTCATGAACAAATGTGACCATTCAAGCTTTTATGTTGATAagttgtgtgtggtgtgatgtgcACTACCCCCCCCAACTCACAGTAGGTTTTTTCTCAGCCTGGAACTGAGGATACCATTATCATCAGCATTATCAGCGGTACTGTAGTTATGTCTGTAACTCAGCGGCTGTGGTCAGGACAGGGACATCCCTGCTGCTTAAACAAAGCGCTCTGTTATGGGTGGGTCACTGCTGGCCGTGCCAGGCTGCTGCCACATGGTGTGAGAAAGGGGTGGTGTGTGTGAaaggggtggtgtgtgtgtgtgtgtgttgggggctGTGTAGTCATGCACTCTTAGGACTTTCATTGctcactaatatatatatttttgtttgctttatgcagatacaataacaaataatgCAGAACGAAGTACGTAACCATCATTCATAGCAAAGATTATGTCAGAGATGCTGTTTTAAATGGTAATCTAACTATTTTCCTTCTCTCAACAGTCAGCTATTTGATCATCTTTCACATTTTCTTCGCCATGTTTATATGGTCCTACTGGAAAACTATTGGGTCCAGACCAGCTGGACCCTCAAAAGCAGTAagcttttatttacattattttcatgtttcagaTTTGGTAAATATACATGTGCAGAAAACTGTCCAGCACATAATGTTATTTGTTGAGCTCTCTCTGACTCCAGTCTTTTCTCCCCCTGATAGTTCAGCCTGCCCAGAGCAGAGAAGGAACTGTACGAGAGAGAGGAGCGAGCCGAGACGCAACATGAGATTCTTAAGAAAGTGGCGAGGAATTTACCCGTGTATACATTCACGGCAGGAAAAGGTGAGGCTTCCACTGCAGCTGCAAAACTGACTGTGGTTGGCTTCCTATTTGAACTCCCATCAGATGCTTCAAAGCAGACCACCAGGGAAAACTCTGTTATGTAACCATTTTACTGTTGTCACCATTGCCTTAAATTCAATTGCATAAATGTGTTGCCACATTGTCTCTTCCCCTTTTGGACAAAAGTGCAACACTGTTTGTATCTTTATACGAGTATTTCCCTGCTGATGCAGATGAGGCtggtctgtctttgtgtgtttatggagcTGCATGTATCAGGAGGGTTAATTTGTTATCGCTACAGGCCACACCCAGCGTATCTACCTAACAACAATCATGATCTCACTACCTCTGTTTCACAGTTGCATTTGAAAAGGCACTATACCACTATCAACCTTTAGTCAACTTATAATATTAATGAGATGTAGATAGTGAACTTAGTTGAACCGTTTATAAGGGCAGGACATTTCtaaacaaaggaaaagggaaTGTAGAAAAATACACCTAATATTTAGTTTCAATATCGGCTACCTCACATACACCGTGATGGTACTGCCTTTCATATAACATTAATAGTGTTACAGCAGTACTATTATAATTCTGATTTCATTTTCTCTACACAGCTGTCCGATACTGCAACCACTGCCAGATTATCAAACCTGACCGCTGCCATCACTGCTCAACCTGTGAGATGTGAGTGTTTTCTAAGCGTAAACACTTTAGAATTaagaaacaacctttttttggATTTTCTTTGCCCGCTTCCCCTGAAGGGGCAGATGTGTTTAAACTGATTCTCACTTTGATTGTCATATTCTGTCTGCTGCTAACGTTGAATTTACAAAGAGACATACGTTAATaaaatgtgttgctgtttttaaatacaacataaacacagacagattcatatttatttttaaaatattggaCGCTATGCATTTTCTACTAGTTAGTACTTATAGAatctatgttttctttctcctctttcatcaAGGTGTGTGCTGAAAATGGACCATCACTGCCCCTGGTAGGCTGTTCTCATTTAAGCTGTTTGTATTCCATCATGTTCTGACTgcaaattattgtttttcttttacagaaaatgtaGAGCAATCAGCATATTTAACTTTATGGgtcatgttttctttcaggGTGAATAACTGTGTTGGATTCTCAAACTACAAGTACTTTGTGCTGTTCTTGGCCTATGCCTCACTCTACTGTGTCGTCATTTGTTCTACTGTCATCCAGTATTTCATCAAATTCTGGACAGTGAGTGCAAACACTTTGGCATTCCCTTGCGCatgaatgttttgtttattaaatgtgGTTGTCAGATCTTTTAGAGCCCATTTTACTTATGAGTTCAGCATTCAGCTAACCTCAACGGCCACATAGTTTGTTATACAGAAGCCATCTGGGAAGCCATCATTGGAAactgctaaaaaagaaaagagggtaggcacaaaaaaatacttttactgGAGCGAGTCAGAGGAAGAGCGAACACATCTTTTCCCTCGAGATAAGCCTTCAGCGCcattctttgctcttcttccaATGAGGAACTACTCTACAATTCTGGTATAACTGATGCTATAGCAGCATCTACATTAACCTCTTCCAGAACCGCCATTgtgtcgtctctcacacacttaaaCCACGTCTGCAGCTGCCAGTAGCTCCTCACAGGCCGCTGACTGGTCAGTGCACTGGCTTACGAACACAAAGGCATTACTTGAAGCCTGACAAGAGGGATTTTTGTGTGATATGTGATCATGCAATTCTCCCGTTATCTTGCTGCCTTGCAAGGTAAGCAAACATTCAGCAGCattaggtttaaaaaaacatgaactttCTTTCAAACTTAGTAATGTTGCCATTTAAACATACAATTAAAGTCAGGCTGTGGTGAGGCATGGGATGATTGCATTGTAAGATATTGACCTGTTTACTGTTTGTCATTGTGGTGCACAAGTGTGTCATGTGATCACTTATCAGGAGATCCTCCTCGGCATACTGCTTTGTATGAGACAATGGCTCTTGTCATGTAGTCCAACGATGAAGGAGTATATTGTGTTATAGCAACACAAATACTTGCTGATAGATAGATGTTGTAGTGAGGCAACACAATAAGAATACGATTTAGATTTTCTATTTTACTGCAGACAGTTGTTAAGATGACTTGACATGGGAACAGGAAGTATTCTTACAGACTGAAAAAACTAacacttttgttctttttttccccccttaaAGAAACAGCTGCCTGACACGTCCGCCAAATTCCAcatcttgtttctgtttttcgTGGCTGCCCTGTTCTTGATCTGCAACCTGTCACTTCTCAGCTACCATATGTGGCTTGTGGGAAATAACAGGACCACTATAGGTAGCTATTAATGAATATGCGATTACATTTTTGATTCCATTATTTCAAAAGTCACCACTGACTGACTTTATTTTTACATCCATTTTTAGAAGCTTTTCGGGCTCCCGTCTTCACAAATGGTCCAGACAAGAAGGGCTTTTCTCTCGGCTTTAGCCGAAATGCAGCTGAGGTGTTTGGAGACCAAGCAAAGTACTGGATGATTCCTGTTTTCTCAAGGTGAGTGTATTTTTAACTGATATACCTGCAGCTTTCAATCACTTCAGCAGTTAAAATGATGCACATACACGGGCAGTGCTACTGCGTGTCTACTCTGTGCTTAAGTTTGGGTCCATAGTAGTGATGTATAAATACCCAAAAGTACTTGAATCTATCCAATGCTAACATGTTTACTAATtcagtttttctctctttttacatttttatttttgtattagtcAAGGAGATGGACATTCCTTTGGCACCAGATTGGTACACATAGATCCTAAACAAGCAAACAGTGTTCCCCAGCAAAATGGCAAAAGGCTAgtatagtttttttattttttatttctttaaatactgaatctgtttcttttttaacctTTAACACAACTTTATTACAGCCCTGCTGATGGGAAGGCCGACCCCTGTGTGCTTGGTAACAATATTCAACACACGGCAGATGACAGCAAAGAGGAAACCGGTTTGTTGTTGATgcctttgttttcatttcagtaTGGCCTATATGTTTGCGTTAATACAAGGAACTTTAAACTGGTTATGAAATAGTCTCAATTTAATACTGATGCCTCGATATGAGCTGCATTTATATACTATTTCtatatatagttattcttaatgcttgaCATCTGG from Cyclopterus lumpus isolate fCycLum1 chromosome 14, fCycLum1.pri, whole genome shotgun sequence encodes the following:
- the zdhhc20a gene encoding palmitoyltransferase ZDHHC20a codes for the protein MAVTSLPANVPHGLKMAPSHALKCCHRALNWVPVLFINLVVGWSYYAYVVELCVYTITNNAERISYLIIFHIFFAMFIWSYWKTIGSRPAGPSKAFSLPRAEKELYEREERAETQHEILKKVARNLPVYTFTAGKAVRYCNHCQIIKPDRCHHCSTCEMCVLKMDHHCPWVNNCVGFSNYKYFVLFLAYASLYCVVICSTVIQYFIKFWTKQLPDTSAKFHILFLFFVAALFLICNLSLLSYHMWLVGNNRTTIEAFRAPVFTNGPDKKGFSLGFSRNAAEVFGDQAKYWMIPVFSSQGDGHSFGTRLVHIDPKQANSVPQQNGKSPADGKADPCVLGNNIQHTADDSKEETDGGRTVSVTMESEP